One stretch of Eupeodes corollae chromosome 2, idEupCoro1.1, whole genome shotgun sequence DNA includes these proteins:
- the LOC129948351 gene encoding serine hydroxymethyltransferase isoform X2 yields MNRSVNNFKMSGNSKILFDSLEESDPELTKLIKEEKIRQRCGLEMIASENFTSVAVLQTLSSCAHNKYSEGLPGKRYYGGNQLIDQIEVLAQNRALETFGLNPEEWGVNVQPYSGSPANMAVYTALLNPHDRIMGLDLPDGGHLTHGFMTATKKISATSIFFESMPYKVSPQTGLIDYDQLEANAKLFKPKMIIAGTSCYSRCLDYERFRKIANDNGAYLFADMAHIAGLVAAKVIPSPFKYADVVSTTTHKTLRGPRAGIIFFRKGVREVKPNGEQIMYDLENRINQAVFPGLQGGPHNNTIAGIATAMKQANSPEFVAYQKQVVLNASRLAQGLQQRGYTVVTGGTDVHLILVDLRSAGLTGARGEHILEEVAIACNKNTVPGDKSALFPSGIRLGTPALTTRGLTETDMDKVVDFIDRALKIAKDATTSAGPKIADFYKILHENSDLAARVKSLSTEVETFSATFPIPGIGEL; encoded by the exons ATGAATCGTTctgtaaataatttt aaaatgtcAGGAAATTCGAAGATCCTTTTCGATAGCCTCGAGGAAAGCGATCCAGAGCTTACTAAATTGATTAAAGAAGAGAAAATACGACAAAGGTGTGGTTTGGAAATGATCGCAAGTGAGAACTTCACATCGGTAGCCGTTTTGCAAACACTTAGTTCATGTGCACATAACAAGTATTCCGAAGGACTTCCTGGTAAAAG ATACTATGGTGGAAATCAGTTGATCGATCAAATTGAAGTGCTGGCACAAAATAGGGCCCTAGAAACTTTTGGTCTGAATCCTGAGGAATGGGGTGTTAATGTTCAACCGTATTCCGGATCTCCAGCTAACATGGCTGTCTATACGGCTCTACTAAACCCTCATGATAGAATTATGGGATTAGATTTGCCCGATGGTGGCCATTTAACGCACGGCTTCATGACAGCTACCAAGAAAATATCTGCCACATCAATATTCTTCGAAAGTATGCCATACAAAGTTAGTCCACAAACCGGCCTAATTGATTACGATCAACTTGAAGCCAATGCAAAGTTATTCAAACCCAAAATGATAATTGCTGGAACTTCTTGCTACTCCCGTTGTTTGGACTATGAGCGTTTCAGAAAGATTGCCAACGATAACGGAGCCTATTTGTTTGCGGATATGGCACATATTGCTGGGCTAGTTGCAGCTAAAGTTATCCCAAGTCCATTTAAGTACGCTGACGTTGTTAGTACCACAACTCACAAGACACTTCGTGGACCACGTGCAGGTATCATTTTCTTCCGTAAAGGTGTACGCGAAGTCAAACCCAATGGAGAACAAATAATGTATGATTTGGAAAATCGTATTAACCAAGCTGTTTTCCCCGGTCTCCAAGGAGGTCCACATAACAACACAATAGCAGGAATTGCTACCGCCATGAAGCAAGCCAATTCACCCGAATTTGTTGCTTATCAAAAACAGGTCGTTCTCAATGCTAGTCGCCTAGCACAAGGATTACAGCAAAGAGGATATACTGTTGTTACAGGTGGAACTGATGTCCATTTGATTCTAGTTGACCTTCGGAGTGCTGGTTTGACTGGTGCTCGTGGTGAACACATTCTTGAAGAGGTTGCCATCGCTTGCAATAAAAATACAGTTCCTGGAGATAAGTCAGCATTGTTCCCTTCTGGAATTCGTCTTGGTACTCCGGCACTTACTACTCGAGGTCTAACAGAAACCGACATGGACAAAGTTGTTGACTTCATTGATCGTGCACTCAAAATTGCCAAAGATGCAACCACCAGTGCTGGCCCAAAAATAGCCGATTTCTACAAAATCCTGCACGAAAATTCAGATCTAGCTGCTAGAGTCAAATCTTTATCTACAGAGGTGGAAACTTTCAGCGCTACATTCCCCATTCCTGGTATTGGAGAGCTATAA
- the LOC129948351 gene encoding serine hydroxymethyltransferase isoform X1, whose product MIARRAIYTLNTKTLLQQWKNHVSNTMVSISPNSNSFSFRATSRRSSSRSKSNFLTFSTSSSACLQKMSGNSKILFDSLEESDPELTKLIKEEKIRQRCGLEMIASENFTSVAVLQTLSSCAHNKYSEGLPGKRYYGGNQLIDQIEVLAQNRALETFGLNPEEWGVNVQPYSGSPANMAVYTALLNPHDRIMGLDLPDGGHLTHGFMTATKKISATSIFFESMPYKVSPQTGLIDYDQLEANAKLFKPKMIIAGTSCYSRCLDYERFRKIANDNGAYLFADMAHIAGLVAAKVIPSPFKYADVVSTTTHKTLRGPRAGIIFFRKGVREVKPNGEQIMYDLENRINQAVFPGLQGGPHNNTIAGIATAMKQANSPEFVAYQKQVVLNASRLAQGLQQRGYTVVTGGTDVHLILVDLRSAGLTGARGEHILEEVAIACNKNTVPGDKSALFPSGIRLGTPALTTRGLTETDMDKVVDFIDRALKIAKDATTSAGPKIADFYKILHENSDLAARVKSLSTEVETFSATFPIPGIGEL is encoded by the exons ATGATAGCCCGACGTGCCATCTACACACTCAACACTAAAACTCTACTCCAACAGTGGAAGAACCATGTTTCGAATACGATGGTGTCAATAAgtccaaattcaaattcattcaGCTTCAGAGCAACAAGTAGAAGAAGCAGTAGCAGAAGCAAATCAAATTTTCTCACTTTTTCAACCTCGAGCTCGGCGTGTTTGCAG aaaatgtcAGGAAATTCGAAGATCCTTTTCGATAGCCTCGAGGAAAGCGATCCAGAGCTTACTAAATTGATTAAAGAAGAGAAAATACGACAAAGGTGTGGTTTGGAAATGATCGCAAGTGAGAACTTCACATCGGTAGCCGTTTTGCAAACACTTAGTTCATGTGCACATAACAAGTATTCCGAAGGACTTCCTGGTAAAAG ATACTATGGTGGAAATCAGTTGATCGATCAAATTGAAGTGCTGGCACAAAATAGGGCCCTAGAAACTTTTGGTCTGAATCCTGAGGAATGGGGTGTTAATGTTCAACCGTATTCCGGATCTCCAGCTAACATGGCTGTCTATACGGCTCTACTAAACCCTCATGATAGAATTATGGGATTAGATTTGCCCGATGGTGGCCATTTAACGCACGGCTTCATGACAGCTACCAAGAAAATATCTGCCACATCAATATTCTTCGAAAGTATGCCATACAAAGTTAGTCCACAAACCGGCCTAATTGATTACGATCAACTTGAAGCCAATGCAAAGTTATTCAAACCCAAAATGATAATTGCTGGAACTTCTTGCTACTCCCGTTGTTTGGACTATGAGCGTTTCAGAAAGATTGCCAACGATAACGGAGCCTATTTGTTTGCGGATATGGCACATATTGCTGGGCTAGTTGCAGCTAAAGTTATCCCAAGTCCATTTAAGTACGCTGACGTTGTTAGTACCACAACTCACAAGACACTTCGTGGACCACGTGCAGGTATCATTTTCTTCCGTAAAGGTGTACGCGAAGTCAAACCCAATGGAGAACAAATAATGTATGATTTGGAAAATCGTATTAACCAAGCTGTTTTCCCCGGTCTCCAAGGAGGTCCACATAACAACACAATAGCAGGAATTGCTACCGCCATGAAGCAAGCCAATTCACCCGAATTTGTTGCTTATCAAAAACAGGTCGTTCTCAATGCTAGTCGCCTAGCACAAGGATTACAGCAAAGAGGATATACTGTTGTTACAGGTGGAACTGATGTCCATTTGATTCTAGTTGACCTTCGGAGTGCTGGTTTGACTGGTGCTCGTGGTGAACACATTCTTGAAGAGGTTGCCATCGCTTGCAATAAAAATACAGTTCCTGGAGATAAGTCAGCATTGTTCCCTTCTGGAATTCGTCTTGGTACTCCGGCACTTACTACTCGAGGTCTAACAGAAACCGACATGGACAAAGTTGTTGACTTCATTGATCGTGCACTCAAAATTGCCAAAGATGCAACCACCAGTGCTGGCCCAAAAATAGCCGATTTCTACAAAATCCTGCACGAAAATTCAGATCTAGCTGCTAGAGTCAAATCTTTATCTACAGAGGTGGAAACTTTCAGCGCTACATTCCCCATTCCTGGTATTGGAGAGCTATAA
- the LOC129948351 gene encoding serine hydroxymethyltransferase isoform X3, which translates to MNRSKMSGNSKILFDSLEESDPELTKLIKEEKIRQRCGLEMIASENFTSVAVLQTLSSCAHNKYSEGLPGKRYYGGNQLIDQIEVLAQNRALETFGLNPEEWGVNVQPYSGSPANMAVYTALLNPHDRIMGLDLPDGGHLTHGFMTATKKISATSIFFESMPYKVSPQTGLIDYDQLEANAKLFKPKMIIAGTSCYSRCLDYERFRKIANDNGAYLFADMAHIAGLVAAKVIPSPFKYADVVSTTTHKTLRGPRAGIIFFRKGVREVKPNGEQIMYDLENRINQAVFPGLQGGPHNNTIAGIATAMKQANSPEFVAYQKQVVLNASRLAQGLQQRGYTVVTGGTDVHLILVDLRSAGLTGARGEHILEEVAIACNKNTVPGDKSALFPSGIRLGTPALTTRGLTETDMDKVVDFIDRALKIAKDATTSAGPKIADFYKILHENSDLAARVKSLSTEVETFSATFPIPGIGEL; encoded by the exons ATGAATCGTTct aaaatgtcAGGAAATTCGAAGATCCTTTTCGATAGCCTCGAGGAAAGCGATCCAGAGCTTACTAAATTGATTAAAGAAGAGAAAATACGACAAAGGTGTGGTTTGGAAATGATCGCAAGTGAGAACTTCACATCGGTAGCCGTTTTGCAAACACTTAGTTCATGTGCACATAACAAGTATTCCGAAGGACTTCCTGGTAAAAG ATACTATGGTGGAAATCAGTTGATCGATCAAATTGAAGTGCTGGCACAAAATAGGGCCCTAGAAACTTTTGGTCTGAATCCTGAGGAATGGGGTGTTAATGTTCAACCGTATTCCGGATCTCCAGCTAACATGGCTGTCTATACGGCTCTACTAAACCCTCATGATAGAATTATGGGATTAGATTTGCCCGATGGTGGCCATTTAACGCACGGCTTCATGACAGCTACCAAGAAAATATCTGCCACATCAATATTCTTCGAAAGTATGCCATACAAAGTTAGTCCACAAACCGGCCTAATTGATTACGATCAACTTGAAGCCAATGCAAAGTTATTCAAACCCAAAATGATAATTGCTGGAACTTCTTGCTACTCCCGTTGTTTGGACTATGAGCGTTTCAGAAAGATTGCCAACGATAACGGAGCCTATTTGTTTGCGGATATGGCACATATTGCTGGGCTAGTTGCAGCTAAAGTTATCCCAAGTCCATTTAAGTACGCTGACGTTGTTAGTACCACAACTCACAAGACACTTCGTGGACCACGTGCAGGTATCATTTTCTTCCGTAAAGGTGTACGCGAAGTCAAACCCAATGGAGAACAAATAATGTATGATTTGGAAAATCGTATTAACCAAGCTGTTTTCCCCGGTCTCCAAGGAGGTCCACATAACAACACAATAGCAGGAATTGCTACCGCCATGAAGCAAGCCAATTCACCCGAATTTGTTGCTTATCAAAAACAGGTCGTTCTCAATGCTAGTCGCCTAGCACAAGGATTACAGCAAAGAGGATATACTGTTGTTACAGGTGGAACTGATGTCCATTTGATTCTAGTTGACCTTCGGAGTGCTGGTTTGACTGGTGCTCGTGGTGAACACATTCTTGAAGAGGTTGCCATCGCTTGCAATAAAAATACAGTTCCTGGAGATAAGTCAGCATTGTTCCCTTCTGGAATTCGTCTTGGTACTCCGGCACTTACTACTCGAGGTCTAACAGAAACCGACATGGACAAAGTTGTTGACTTCATTGATCGTGCACTCAAAATTGCCAAAGATGCAACCACCAGTGCTGGCCCAAAAATAGCCGATTTCTACAAAATCCTGCACGAAAATTCAGATCTAGCTGCTAGAGTCAAATCTTTATCTACAGAGGTGGAAACTTTCAGCGCTACATTCCCCATTCCTGGTATTGGAGAGCTATAA
- the LOC129948355 gene encoding probable tRNA(His) guanylyltransferase, which produces MRLNIHFKTVFHILKRKLHLFPMACSRYEYVKDFELDDTIMPNVWIVIRLDGKGFHKFTKTHDFEKPNDINALNIMNSAAVAVMEEFRDIIISFGQSDEYSFVLRKETKVYSRRSSKLLSYITSLFSSAYIMNWKTYFPEKELKSVPCFDGRVVLYPSDQNLKDYLSWRQADVHVNNLYNTAFWNLVLNEGLTNTQAEEKLRGTFSADKNELLFSKFGINYNELPAIFRKGTILLRKYVQVPGSEKKRQLCVPFHEDMIREKFWKDHPELLGKYVPAEYTINNENDSGPISTLLIINNLFEASK; this is translated from the exons ATGCGACTCAACATACAtttcaaaacagtttttcatattttaaagcgtaaattacatttatttccAATGGCTTGTAGCAGATATGAGTATGTTAAAGATTTTGAATTAGACGATACAATAATGCCAAACGTATGGATTGTTATTCGTCTCGATGGAAAGGGTTTCCACAAATTCACTAAAACACATGACTTCGAGAAGCCTAACGATATAAATG CTTTGAATATTATGAACAGTGCTGCAGTTGCCGTAATGGAAGAGTTTCGAGATATAATAATAAGTTTTGGCCAAAGTGATGAATACTCGTTTGTGCTACGCAAGGAAACCAAAGTTTATAGTCGGCGTTCCTCAAAGCTCTTGTCATATATTACTAGTCTTTTTAGCTCAGCGTATATAATGAATTGGAAAACCTATTTTCCTGAAAAGGAATTGAAGTCTGTTCCTTGTTTTGATGGGAGAGTCGTTCTCTATCCATCAGATCAGAACCTTAAGGACTACCTGAGTTGGCGGCAAGCCGACGTTCATGTGAACAACTTATACAATACAGCATTTTGGAATCTTGTTCTTAACGAGGGCTTGACGAATACGCAAGCAGAAGAAAAATTACGTGGAACGTTTTCCGCTGATAAGAACGAAttactattttcaaaatttggaatCAATTACAACGAGTTGCCTGCTATTTTCCGTAAAGGCACCATATTACTTCGAAAGTATGTTCAAGTGCCGGGAAGCGAAAAGAAAAGACAATTATGCGTTCCTTTCCATGAAGATATGATAAGAGAGAAATTTTGGAAAGACCATCCAGAGCTGCTGGGCAAATATGTTCCTGCAGAATATACTATAAACAATGAAAATGACTCGGGCCCCATTAGTACACTATTAA ttataaacaatttgtttgagGCCAGCAAGTGA